The genomic interval GCCCAGGGCAACGAAGGCCAAGCCGGCGCCACGCGGGTCAGCCCAGGCTACCGAGCGACGGACCATGAACGCCTCCGGCGCAAAGCTTTCCTGGGCGGTGCGCTTGACGTGTGCGGACTCGGGGGCATCGTCCAGCTCTTCGTTATCGCTCAGCCGGCGGCCCATGATGTTGTCCTGGTCAGCCTGGGGCAGCGACTTGAAGTACTCCAGGTCGTGTTTCCACAGCTGGAACGCGGCAAAGCTGGAACCATCGGCAGCAATGGCCGCCTGCACGGCGTCTTCGTCCACCGGGTTCTCGGTGCCGTCTTCGTAGCCTGTCAGGTCATGGCCGCCGCGGTGCAGGAAGCCATCGACACTGTCGGCCAGGCGCAGGGCCGGGGCCAATAGATGTTCCAGGGCCTGGGCCCGCAGCAGCAGGTCGCCGCGCTCGTTACCACGCAGCCACAGCCACAGGGCATGTTGGGTGCTCGGGTTCTCCACAGCAGCGTCCAGCACCGGAAAAGCACGCAGGCCTGGCACTGCACGGCCCAGGGCCTTGGCCAGCGGGGCGCCGACCCCCAGGATCAGTTGGTCGCCATCGACCTGTTGCAGCAAGGCATCCAGAGCGGCAGGCAACGCCTCGGGCGACTGCAGGGTGAAAAACAGGTGACGGGCATGGGCCGGCACCGGGGTGGCAAGCAGCCCTTTCTGGAACGGCATGACAGGCTAATCCTCGGACAAAAGCGGAATGCTACTGCGCCTGCAGGCCCGCTGCAATGCGGCATGGAGCCTCGCTGATCGCTGCGGTTGGTAACAAACGGTTACCAAGAGCTGGCCCTTTGCAATTAGCTATCAATCAACGCCAGCCTACACTCCTCGAGATCCTTCGCCCGAGAGACCGCTCATGACCGCCTCGCCCCTGTTAACCGCCTTCCTGCCGCTCGCGTTGGGCATCATCATGCTCGGCCTTGGGCTGTCGCTGACCCTGGCCGATTTCGCGCGCGTGGTGAAATACCCCAAACCGGTGGTGGTAGGCCTGGCCTGCCAGATCTTGCTGTTGCCACTGGTGTGCTTCCTGATCGCCAATGGCTTTGGCCTGGAGTCGGCCCTGGCGGTGGGGCTGATGCTGCTGGCAGCTTCGCCGGGCGGCACCACGGCCAACCTGTTCAGCCACCTGGCCCATGGCGATGTGGCGCTGAACATCACGCTCACGGCGGTGAACTCGCTGATCGCGATTCTGACCATGCCGTTGCTGGTGAACCTGTCGCTGAGCTGGTTCATGGCCTCGGACCAGGCCATTCCACTGCAATTTGCCAAGGTCTTGCAGGTATTTGCCATTGTCCTGTTGCCGGTCGCACTGGGTATGCTGATCGGCCGTTACGCCCCTGGTTTTGCCGCACGCATGCAGAAACCGATGAAACTGGTGGCGGCGCTGTTCCTGGCCTTTACCATTGTCCTGGCGCTGGCCAAGGACTGGCAGACCGTGGTCGAGTACGCGCCGGTGGTGGGCCTGGCTGCCCTGCTGTTCAACCTGCTTAGCCTGGCCGTGGGCTACTGGGTGCCGCGCCTGTTGAACATTCCCAAGCGGCAGGCAATTGCCATTGGCATGGAAATCGGCATTCACAACGGCACGCTGGCGATTGCCTTGGCGCTCAGCCCTTCATTGCTGAACAACGCAACCATGGCGGTGCCCGCGGCGCTGTACAGCCTGATCATGTTCTTCACGGCGGCAGGTTTTGGCTGGTGGGTCAGCCGCGGGCACGTGGCGGCAGCGCCCAAAGGGGAAACAGTGAATTGAAGCAGTGACTGGTATGGGAGCGGGCTTGTCCCGCGAAGCAGGCAACGCGGTGTATGGCATCGGCTTTGCCGGTGTTCGCGGGACACGCCCGCTCCCACAAGAGGCAAATCCAGGTTGTCACTGCTGGCTGCGCTTGCTGCGCAATTGCTGCTTCAACACTTTCAAAGGCGGCGCATAAAAAAAACCGAACGACACACTCCCGGTGCGCCCTTTCACTGCATGGTGCAAACGGTGCGCACGATACAGTCGCTTGAGGTAGCGGTTGACCGGC from Pseudomonas fortuita carries:
- a CDS encoding Dyp-type peroxidase — translated: MPFQKGLLATPVPAHARHLFFTLQSPEALPAALDALLQQVDGDQLILGVGAPLAKALGRAVPGLRAFPVLDAAVENPSTQHALWLWLRGNERGDLLLRAQALEHLLAPALRLADSVDGFLHRGGHDLTGYEDGTENPVDEDAVQAAIAADGSSFAAFQLWKHDLEYFKSLPQADQDNIMGRRLSDNEELDDAPESAHVKRTAQESFAPEAFMVRRSVAWADPRGAGLAFVALGHSFDAFEVQLRRMSGLEDGIIDGLYRFSRPLTGGYYWCPPMGETGVDLSQLLRV
- a CDS encoding bile acid:sodium symporter family protein, which gives rise to MTASPLLTAFLPLALGIIMLGLGLSLTLADFARVVKYPKPVVVGLACQILLLPLVCFLIANGFGLESALAVGLMLLAASPGGTTANLFSHLAHGDVALNITLTAVNSLIAILTMPLLVNLSLSWFMASDQAIPLQFAKVLQVFAIVLLPVALGMLIGRYAPGFAARMQKPMKLVAALFLAFTIVLALAKDWQTVVEYAPVVGLAALLFNLLSLAVGYWVPRLLNIPKRQAIAIGMEIGIHNGTLAIALALSPSLLNNATMAVPAALYSLIMFFTAAGFGWWVSRGHVAAAPKGETVN